One stretch of Halichoerus grypus chromosome 10, mHalGry1.hap1.1, whole genome shotgun sequence DNA includes these proteins:
- the XDH gene encoding xanthine dehydrogenase/oxidase: MTADELVFFVNGKKVVEKNADPETTLLAYLRRKLQLSGTKLGCGEGGCGACTVMLSKYDRFQNKIVHFSANACLAPICSLHHVAVTTVEGIGSTKSRLHPVQERISKSHGSQCGFCTPGIVMSMYTLLRNQPEPTIEEIENAFQGNLCRCTGYRAILQGFRTFARDGGCCGGSGDNPNCCMNQKKDSKVTLLPSLFNPEEFMPLDPTQEPIFPPELLRLKDVPRKQLRFEGERVTWIQASTLKELLDLKAQYPEAKLVVGNTEIGIEMKFKNKLFPMIVCPAWIPELNAVEHGPEGISFGASCPLSSVEKTLHEAVDNLPAYKTEVFKGVLEQLRWFAGMQVKSVASIGGNIITASPISDLNPVFMASGTKLTIVSTGTKRTVRMDHTFFPGYRKTLLAPEEILLSIEIPYSREGEYFSAFKQASRREDDIAKVTCGMRVLFQPETAQVKELALCYGGMADRTISALKTTRKQTARFWNEELLQDVCAGLVEELYLSPDAPGGMVEFRRTLTLSFFFKFYLTVLQKLGKGNLENNCAKLDPTDASATSLFQKDPPANVQFFQEVPEGQSEEDMVGRPLPHLAAAMQASGEAMYCDDIPRYENELSLRLVTSTKAHAKITCIDISEAQKVPGFVCFISAEDVPGSNKTGIFNDETVFAKDEVTCVGHIIGAVVTDTPEHAQRAAQGVKITYEELPAIITIEDAIKNNSFHGSELKMGKGDLMKGFSEADNIVSGEVHIGGQEHFYLETHCTIAVPKGEQGEMELFVSTQNTMKTQSFVANMLGVPANRILVRVKRIGGGFGGKETRSTVVSTAVALAAHKTGRPVRCMLDRDEDMLITGGRHPFLAKYKVGFMKDGKVVALKVEHYSNAGNTLDLSQSIMERALFHMDNGYKIPNILGTGRLCKTNLPSNTAFRGFGGPQGMLIAEYWMSEVALTCGLPAEEVRRKNLYKEGDLTHFNQKLEAFTLSRCWDECLASSQYHARRSEIDKFNEENCWKKRGLCIIPTKFGISFSIPFLNQAGALIHVYTDGSVLLAHGGMEMGQGLHTKMIQVASRALKIPISKIYISETSTNTVPNTSPTAASVSSDLNGQAIYEACQTILKRLEPFKKKNPTGTWEEWVSAAYLDAVSLSATGFYKTPNLGYSFETNSGNPFHYFSYGVACSEVEIDCLTGDHKNLRTDIVMDVGSSLNPAIDIGQVEGAFVQGLGLFTLEELHYSPEGSLHTRGPSTYKIPAFGSIPIEFRVSLLRDCPNKKAIYASKGVGEPPLFLAASIFFAIKDAIHAARTKNPDCKMEKLFRLDSPATPEKIRNACVDRFTTLCVTGVPENCKPWSVRV; encoded by the exons TGCAGCTGAGCGGGACCAAGCTGGGCTGTGGAGAAGGGGGCTGTGGGGCTTGCACTGTGATGCTTTCCAAGTACGATCGTTTCCAGAACAAGATTGT CCACTTTTCTGCCAATGCCTGCCTGGCCCCCATCTGCTCTTTGCATCATGTTGCCGTGACGACCGTGGAAGGCATAGGAAGCACCAAGTCGAGGCTGCATCCTGTGCAG GAGAGAATCTCCAAAAGCCATGGCTCTCAGTGTGGGTTCTGCACCCCTGGCATCGTCATGAGCATGTACACGCTGCTTCGGAACCAGCCCGAGCCCACCATTGAGGAGATTGAGAATGCCTTCCAAG gaaacCTGTGTCGCTGCACAGGCTACAGAGCCATCCTCCAGGGCTTCCGGACCTTCGCCAGG GATGGTGGGTGCTGCGGAGGAAGTGGGGACAACCCAAACTGTTGCATGAACCAGAAGAAAGACTCCAAA GTCACTCTCTTGCCATCTTTATTCAACCCGGAGGAGTTCATGCCCCTGGatcccacccaggagcccatctTCCCCCCAGAGTTGCTG AGGCTGAAAGATGTTCCTCGGAAGCAGCTGCGTTTTGAAGGCGAGCGTGTGACCTGGATCCAGGCCTCCACCCTGAAGGAGCTGCTGGACCTCAAAGCCCAGTACCCCGAGGCCAAGCTGGTGGTGGGGAACACGGAGATCG GCATCGAGATGAAGTTCAAGAATAAACTATTTCCTATGATCGTCTGCCCAGCCTGGATCCCTGAGCTGAATGCAGTGGAGCATGGACCGGAGG GTATCTCCTTTGGAGCCTCTTGCCCCTTGAGCTCTGTGGAAAAGACACTGCATGAAGCAGTTGACAACCTTCCTGCCTACAAAACAGAGGTGTTCAAAGGTGTCCTGGAGCAGCTGCGTTGGTTTGCTGGGATGCAGGTCAAGTCTGTGGCG TCCATTGGAGGGAACATCATCACCGCCAGCCCCATCTCTGACCTCAACCCTGTGTTCATGGCCAGTGGGACCAAGCTGACCATCGTGTCCACAG GCACCAAGAGAACGGTTCGGATGGACCACACCTTCTTCCCTGGCTACAGAAAGACCCTGCTGGCTCCGGAGGAGATCCTGCTTTCCATCGAGATCCCCTACAGCAGGGAG GGTGAGTATTTCTCAGCATTCAAGCAGGCCTCCCGGAGGGAAGATGACATAGCCAAGGTGACCTGCGGCATGAGAGTCCTGTTCCAGCCGGAAACGGCGCAGGTAAAGGAGCTGGCCCTTTGCTATGGCGGAATGGCCGACAGAACCATCTCGGCCCTCAAGACCACGCGGAAGCAGACCGCACG TTTCTGGAACGAGGAGCTGCTGCAGGACGTGTGTGCAGGCCTGGTGGAGGAGCTGTACCTGTCCCCTGATGCCCCTGGTGGCATGGTGGAGTTCCGGCGGACCCTCACCCTCAGCTTCTTCTTCAAGTTCTACCTGACGGTGCTTCAGAAACTGGGCAAAGGAAACTTGGAAAat AATTGTGCGAAGCTGGACCCCACCGATGCCAGTGCTACCTCACTCTTTCAGAAAGACCCTCCAGCCAATGTCCAGTTCTTCCAA GAGGTGCCCGAGGGTCAGTCAGAGGAGGACATGGTGGGCCggcccctgccccacctggccGCGGCCATGCAGGCTTCTGGGGAGGCTATGTACTGTGACGACATCCCTCGCTACGAGAATGAGCTGTCCCTCCGGCTGGTCACCAGCACCAAGGCCCATGCCAAGATCAC GTGCATAGATATTTCAGAAGCTCAGAAGGTGCCAGGGTTCGTTTGCTTTATCTCTGCTGAGGATGTTCCTGGAAGTAATAAAACAGGAATTTTTAATGATGAAACAGTCTTTGCAAAGGATGAG GTGACCTGTGTTGGGCACATCATTGGTGCTGTGGTCACCGACACCCCAGAACATGCACAGAGAGCTGCTCAAGGGGTGAAAATCACCTATGAAGAACTTCCCGCCATTATCACAATTGAG GATGCTATAAAAAACAACTCCTTTCATGGGTCTGAGCTGAAGATGGGGAAAGGAGACCTCATGAAGGGATTTTCGGAAGCAGACAATATTGTTTCAG GCGAGGTGCACATTGGTGGCCAAGAGCACTTCTACCTGGAGACTCACTGCACCATCGCTGTCCCGAAAGGCGAGCAGGGGGAGATGGAGCTCTTTGTGTCTACACAGAACACCATGAAGACCCAG AGCTTTGTTGCAAACATGTTGGGGGTTCCAGCAAACCGGATTTTGGTCCGAGTGAAGAGAATCGGAGGAGGCTTTGGAGGGAAAGAGACCCGGAGCACTGTGGTATCCACAGCAGTGGCCCTGGCTGCACATAA GACTGGCCGCCCTGTGCGCTGCATGCTGGATCGTGATGAGGACATGCTGATAACTGGCGGCAGACATCCCTTCTTGGCCAAATACAAG GTTGGCTTCATGAAGGATGGGAAGGTGGTGGCTTTGAAGGTGGAGCACTACAGCAATGCGGGGAACACCTTGGATCTCTCCCAGAGT ATAATGGAACGAGCCCTATTCCACATGGACAACGGTTATAAAATCCCCAACATCCTGGGCACTGGGCGGCTCTGCAAGACCAACCTGCCCTCCAACACAGCCTTCCGGGGCTTTGGGGGGCCCCAGGGGATGCTCATTGCCGAGTATTGGATGAGTGAAGTCGCTCTGACCTGCGGGCTGCCTGCAGAGGAA GTGCGGAGGAAAAACCTGTATAAGGAAGGGGACCTGACACACTTCAACCAGAAGCTTGAGGCGTTCACCTTGTCCAGGTGCTGGGATGAGTGCCTCGCAAGCTCTCAGTATCACGCCCGGAGGAGTGAGATTGACAAGTTCAATGA GGAGAATTGTTGGAAGAAGAGAGGATTGTGCATCATTCCTACCAAGTTTGGAATAAGCTTCAGTATTCCTTTTCTGAACCAG GCAGGAGCCCTGATTCATGTGTATACAGATGGCTCTGTGCTGCTGGCCCACGGGGGCATGGAGATGGGCCAAGGCCTGCACACCAAGATGATCCAG GTGGCCAGCAGAGCTCTGAAAATCCCCATCTCTAAGATTTACATCAGTGAGACGAGCACTAACACCGTGCCGAACACCTCTCCCACGGCCGCCTCCGTCAGCTCTGACCTCAACGGACAGGCTATCTAT GAAGCTTGTCAGACCATCCTGAAAAGGCTGGAACCCTTCAAGAAAAAGAATCCTACTGGCACCTGGGAAGAATGG GTCTCAGCTGCCTACCTTGATGCAGTGAGCTTGTCTGCAACTGGGTTTTATAA gaCACCCAACCTCGGCTACAGCTTTGAGACTAACTCAGGGAATCCCTTCCACTACTTCTCCTATGGGGTGGCTTGCTCCGAAGTGGAAATTGACTGCTTAACAGGGGATCACAAA AACCTCCGCACCGACATTGTCATGGATGTCGGCTCCAGTCTGAACCCTGCCATTGACATTGGACAG GTGGAAGGGGCCTTTGTGCAGGGCCTTGGCCTCTTCACCCTGGAAGAGCTGCACTACTCCCCAGAGGGGAGCCTGCACACCCGTGGCCCCAGCACCTATAAGATCCCCGCGTTTGGCAGCATCCCCATTGAGTTCAGGGTGTCCCTGCTCCGTGACTGCCCCAACAAGAAGGCCATCTATGCGTCCAag